In a single window of the Macadamia integrifolia cultivar HAES 741 unplaced genomic scaffold, SCU_Mint_v3 scaffold1350, whole genome shotgun sequence genome:
- the LOC122063535 gene encoding L10-interacting MYB domain-containing protein-like, whose amino-acid sequence MHSWNALLECILGQEPESFSEEPMIQPINFKVKLNTSKKRRMNTQETSSDLSNGKEIATNENACRKRKMETGKEIVKEPAFWTDDRKKHFIGILLEQARKGGKINTSFSRDAWDIILKQFNASKQTNYDMLAIKNCYRALRSAWITWKVLLTNNSGWGWCHQTQKVNPPTKQHWNDFKAKHKQAVQFLKGPLKFEEELDELFKGTDVEGKDAMCPKEDEKSSTHKKSIVYEVPVTEFNENIAESQPKRGVSKSSIMNTLDDDDEYVPEEIYSAPKKQKKVSTSGKRKSRKTTHAPSSENMTIPLSSLGEMANIRMNALTATSSVSGSVSDALKILDEMEEVSMGSDMYLDAMMLLEDPTKREFFLKMNPSIRFAWLRKVLNLKG is encoded by the exons GTTAAACTGAATACAAGTAAGAAAAGAAGGATGAATACGCAAGAGACATCATCCGATCTGTCTAATGGGAAAGAAATTGCTACAAATGAGAATGCttgtagaaaaagaaagatggagaCAGGGAAGGAAATTGTCAAAGAGCCAGCATTTTGGACAGATGATCGCAAGAAACATTTTATTGGCATCTTATTGGAGCAGGCTCGTAAAGGAGGCAAAATCAACACTAGTTTTAGTAGGGATGCTTGGGATATCATTTTAAAGCAGTTTAATGCATCAAAGCAAACCAATTATGATATGCTAGCAATTAAAAACTGTTATAGGGCATTGAGAAGTGCATGGATCACATGGAAAGTATTATTGACTAATAATAGTGGATGGGGATGGTGTCACCAGACACAGAAAGTCAACCCACCAACCAAACAACATTGGAATGACTTCAAAGCG AAGCATAAGCAAGCTGTACAATTTTTGAAGGGCCCGCTAAAGTTTGAGGAGGAATTGGATGAGCTTTTTAAGGGAACCGATGTTGAAGGAAAGGATGCAATGTGtccaaaagaagatgaaaagagtAGTACCCATAAAAAGAGTATTGTCTATGAAGTTCCAGTAACAGAATTCAATGAAAATATTGCGGAGTCACAACCAAAAAGAGGAGTGTCAAAATCGTCAATAATGAATACattggatgatgacgatgaaTATGTACCCGAGGAGATATATAGTGCaccaaagaagcaaaaaaaggtTTCTACTTCGGGGAAACGGAAGTCAAGAAAGACAACTCATGCACCCTCATCTGAAAATATGACTATCCCCTTGTCCTCTTTGGGAGAAATGGCAAATATTCGGATGAATGCTTTAACTGCTACTTCAAGTGTAAGTGGATCTGTGTCTGATGCTTTGAAGATATTAGATGAAATGGAGGAGGTATCTATGGGGAGTGATATGTATCTGGATGCCATGATGTTGTTGGAGGATCCCacaaagagagaattttttctgaaaatgaaTCCTTCTATTCGATTTGCTTGGTTACGAAAAGTACTTAACCTAAAGGGGTAA